The Natranaeroarchaeum aerophilus DNA window ATGCCGCCCGGCTCTGCGCCGTAAAAGGCCACATCGTCGTCTTTGAACGCGTGCCAGAGGCCGATGGCGTTCGAGCCGCCGCCCACGCAGGCGACGCAGGCGTCGGGCAGGTCGCCGTGCAGCTCCTTGATCTGCTCGCGGGCCTCCTCGCCGATGACCGACTGGAACTCCCGGACCATCCGCGGGAACGGGTCGGGACCGACTGCGCTGCCGACGAGATAGTGAGTATCCTCGTAGCTCTCGATCAGGTCTTCGAGTGCCGCGTCAACCGCCTCGGCGAGCCCCTCGTTGCCGCGGGTGACCTCCTCGACGTCGGCCCCCATCAGGCGCATCCGGAAGACGTTCATCTCCTGGCGCTGGATGTCTTTCCGGCCCATGTAGACCGTGGTGTCGATATCGAGTAACGCGCCGACCATCGCCGTCGCGGTGCCGTGCTGTCCTGCGCCCGTCTCGGCGATCAGTCGCTCTTTGCCCGCACGCTTTGCGAGCAGCGCCTGTCCCAGCGTGTTGTTGAGCTTGTGCGCACCGCCGTGGAGCAGGTCCTCGTGTTTGAAGTAGATCTCCGCGTCGTAGCGCTCGCTCAGCGTCTCGGCGTAAAAGACCGGCGTGGGGCGACCCGCGAAGTGTTTCAGGTAGTAGGAGAGCTCGGACTGGAACTCCTCGTCGTCGACGAACCGATCGAAGGCGTCTGCCAGCCCCTGCAGGGGCTCTTCGAGCGGTTCCGGAACGTGTCGGCCACCGAACTCACCGAACTTGCCATCGGATGACATACCCCTCACTTGGCGTGGATTACCCTAAATCGTGCGGTAGTGACGCTCACCGGGATCGGTCGTCGAGACGCATTACCCGCCCTTGATCAGCCGTAACACGGTGACGTGCTCCGCCTCCACCGGCTGATCCTCCGGGACCGGGCGACCGTCGACCAGCACGGACGCCTCGTGCGGGCTGACGTCGACGCGCTCCAGGAGCTCCGCATAGGTTTCGTCCTCGACGTCGAGTTCAACCGTTTCCTCGCCCTTTACCTCGACGGTAACCTGCATACATCATGTTTACCCTGTCGAGGGCTTGAGGGTGTCGCCACAGTGGTCGGTTACAGTCTCGGACGTTTTATTGCGCCGAAGGACCGTACAGGGAGTATGAGCGACGCCGAATCCGAGTCAGTGGGGGGCCGCGAGGACGTCTGGACGGAGAAGTACCGGCCGCACACGCTCGAAGACGTAGTCGGCCACGACAATATCACCGACCGTCTCGCGAGCTACATCGAGCGCGACGACCTGCCACATCTTTTGTTTGCCGGACCCGCGGGGGTCGGCAAGACCGCGAGCGCCGTCGCCATCGTCAAGGAACTGTACGGCGACAACTGGGAGGAGAACTTCCTCGAACTGAACGCCTCCGACGAGCGCGGGATCGACGTGGTCCGCGAGAAAATCAAGAACTTCGCCAGCACCGACTGGAGCGGCCGCGCGGGCTCGAAGCCGAGCATCATCTTTCTGGACGAGGCCGACGCCCTGACTAGCGATGCCCAGTCCGCACTGCGCCGGACGATGGAGCAGTTCTCGAACAACACCCGCTTTATCCTCTCATGTAACTACTCCAGCAAGATCATCGACCCGATCCAGTCCCGGTGTGCCGTCTTCCGGTACGCGCCGCTTGGCGACGACGCCGTCGAGACACAGATCCGCAAGATCGCCGATGCGGAAGGGATCACGCTCACCCAGGACGGCGTCGACGCACTGATTTACGCCGCCGATGGCGACATGCGCAAGGCGATCAACGCCCTGCAGGCCGCCGCAGTGATGGGTGAGACCGTCGACGAGGAGACGGTCTTCAAGATCACGGCGACGGCCCGTCCCGAGGAAGTACAGGAGATGGTCCAGACGGCGATCGATGGCGATTTCGTCGCCGCGCGAAGCCAGCTCCGGGACCTGCTCGTCGACAAGGGGATCGCCGGCGGCGACA harbors:
- the trpB gene encoding tryptophan synthase subunit beta; protein product: MSSDGKFGEFGGRHVPEPLEEPLQGLADAFDRFVDDEEFQSELSYYLKHFAGRPTPVFYAETLSERYDAEIYFKHEDLLHGGAHKLNNTLGQALLAKRAGKERLIAETGAGQHGTATAMVGALLDIDTTVYMGRKDIQRQEMNVFRMRLMGADVEEVTRGNEGLAEAVDAALEDLIESYEDTHYLVGSAVGPDPFPRMVREFQSVIGEEAREQIKELHGDLPDACVACVGGGSNAIGLWHAFKDDDVAFYGAEPGGIDDAHHSAPLSKTRKDEPEIFQGMKTKVIDEDTENHSVSAGLDYPAVGPEHAALQALGRAEYHAVSDEEALAAFRELSESEGIIPALEPSHAIALAIKLAEEDRQDTILVNLCGRGDKDMQTAAEKFDLS
- the samp2 gene encoding ubiquitin-like small modifier protein SAMP2, which translates into the protein MQVTVEVKGEETVELDVEDETYAELLERVDVSPHEASVLVDGRPVPEDQPVEAEHVTVLRLIKGG
- a CDS encoding replication factor C small subunit, producing MSDAESESVGGREDVWTEKYRPHTLEDVVGHDNITDRLASYIERDDLPHLLFAGPAGVGKTASAVAIVKELYGDNWEENFLELNASDERGIDVVREKIKNFASTDWSGRAGSKPSIIFLDEADALTSDAQSALRRTMEQFSNNTRFILSCNYSSKIIDPIQSRCAVFRYAPLGDDAVETQIRKIADAEGITLTQDGVDALIYAADGDMRKAINALQAAAVMGETVDEETVFKITATARPEEVQEMVQTAIDGDFVAARSQLRDLLVDKGIAGGDIIDQLHRSVWDLEIEEEAAVRLMDRVGEADYRITQGANEQVQLEAMLASLALETGE